In one window of Candidatus Avedoeria danica DNA:
- a CDS encoding MinD/ParA family protein: MGRTISIHSYRGGTGKTNLTANLAALAVQAGRRVGVVDTDIQSPGLHVPFGWSSTPAGPTLNDYLWGKCAIEEAAYPVAEAEVGPGLFLVPGSLNTGAITKVLREGFDVGRLNDGFRRLKSALALDALFIDTHPGLNPETLLSVAISDCVVVVLRPDQQDYQGTSVTIDVARRLEVPELAIVVNKVPDGTDLAALKRDVEAAYGCPVLAVLPHSDALMRLSSAELFGVRYPDDPLTSELRGVALHVVGAMTGAPSTTTSPVGPTPPRTATP, translated from the coding sequence ATGGGCAGGACGATCTCGATCCATTCCTATCGCGGCGGCACGGGCAAGACGAACCTGACGGCCAACTTGGCGGCACTGGCGGTGCAGGCAGGGCGGCGCGTCGGCGTCGTGGACACGGACATCCAGTCGCCGGGGCTGCACGTCCCGTTCGGGTGGTCGTCGACGCCCGCCGGGCCGACGCTGAACGACTACCTGTGGGGCAAGTGCGCGATCGAGGAGGCGGCCTACCCGGTGGCCGAGGCGGAGGTCGGGCCGGGGCTGTTCCTCGTGCCCGGCAGCCTGAACACGGGCGCGATCACGAAGGTTCTGCGCGAGGGATTCGACGTCGGCCGGCTGAACGACGGCTTCCGCCGCCTGAAGTCGGCCCTGGCGCTCGATGCGCTGTTCATCGACACCCACCCCGGTCTGAACCCCGAGACGTTGCTCTCGGTGGCGATCAGCGACTGCGTCGTCGTCGTGCTGCGGCCCGACCAGCAGGACTACCAGGGCACGAGCGTCACGATCGACGTGGCGCGGCGGCTCGAGGTGCCCGAACTCGCGATCGTCGTGAACAAGGTGCCCGACGGGACCGATCTGGCGGCGCTGAAGCGCGACGTCGAGGCGGCGTACGGCTGCCCGGTGCTGGCGGTGCTGCCGCACAGCGACGCGCTCATGCGGCTGTCGAGCGCCGAGCTGTTCGGCGTGCGGTATCCGGACGATCCGCTGACGAGCGAGCTGCGTGGCGTGGCACTGCACGTCGTCGGCGCGATGACGGGGGCGCCGTCGACGACGACGTCGCCGGTTGGGCCGACGCCACCGCGAACGGCAACCCCATGA
- a CDS encoding amino acid adenylation domain-containing protein has protein sequence MSSMPYPAAARPAAPVGPLLHDIFVAAARRHPDRTAVEVPPGPARPQRASITYADLAADAAAIAARLSPLVTPDARVVILLPRDTVTLYAAQLGTLLAGAAHVCLDPAFPDPHLAAVIADAAPVAILTDAAGASRLPDVAAVEGVEGVEVVEVAAIDRMTSIPSTSPSTSPSTTPTDLAYLTYTSGTTGRPKGVMIEHRSIVHLVASDVTAFALTPDDRVAQCSSPAYDSSIEETWLAFASGATLVVLDDAAVRLGPDLVDWLARERITVLCPPPTLLRMMACDDPATALPALRLLYVGGEALPQDLADTWSRGRRMVNGYGPTECTVTVVRADVMPGQPVTIGRAIDGSEAHVLAADGELCISGISLARGYLGQDALTDERFPIHPHMGRIYRTGDRVRRMADGTLAYLGRIDAQVKLRGHRIELEAIDTHLAALPGVRAAASCVQGDGPAAVLVAHIVPERSDAPPEAVALAAALGAILPDHMVPRRFGFLSDLPTSVGASWTAARCRRSKRGPVFAPPAQRVRATGPSAASPRRSPPRSTWPRTRIAPSTAGPSRSSIPTTTSSPPSAAPL, from the coding sequence ATGTCCTCCATGCCCTATCCCGCCGCCGCCCGGCCCGCCGCCCCGGTTGGTCCCCTCCTGCACGACATCTTCGTCGCCGCCGCCCGCCGCCACCCCGACCGCACCGCCGTTGAGGTGCCGCCCGGCCCGGCGCGCCCGCAGCGCGCGTCGATCACCTACGCCGATCTCGCCGCCGATGCCGCCGCCATCGCCGCCCGCCTAAGCCCGCTCGTCACCCCCGACGCGCGCGTCGTCATCCTCCTCCCGCGCGACACCGTCACCCTGTACGCCGCCCAACTGGGCACCCTCCTCGCCGGCGCCGCCCACGTCTGCCTCGACCCTGCGTTCCCCGACCCCCACCTCGCCGCGGTCATCGCCGACGCCGCCCCCGTCGCGATCCTGACGGATGCGGCCGGCGCCAGCCGACTGCCCGACGTCGCGGCGGTCGAGGGGGTCGAGGGGGTCGAGGTGGTCGAGGTGGCTGCGATCGATCGAATGACGTCCATTCCGTCCACCTCCCCGTCCACCTCCCCGTCCACCACCCCCACCGACCTCGCCTACCTAACCTACACGTCCGGCACCACCGGCCGCCCCAAAGGCGTGATGATCGAGCACCGCAGCATCGTCCACCTCGTCGCCTCGGACGTCACCGCCTTCGCCCTCACGCCCGACGACCGCGTCGCCCAGTGCTCCTCGCCGGCGTACGACTCGTCCATCGAGGAGACGTGGCTCGCGTTCGCCTCCGGTGCAACGCTCGTCGTCCTGGACGATGCCGCCGTCCGCCTCGGCCCGGACCTCGTCGACTGGCTCGCGCGCGAACGGATCACCGTGCTCTGCCCACCGCCGACGCTGCTGCGGATGATGGCCTGCGACGATCCCGCGACCGCGCTGCCCGCGCTCCGCCTGCTGTACGTCGGCGGCGAGGCGCTGCCCCAGGATCTGGCCGACACCTGGTCGCGCGGCCGGCGGATGGTGAACGGCTACGGCCCGACCGAATGCACGGTGACCGTCGTGCGCGCGGACGTGATGCCCGGGCAGCCCGTGACGATCGGCCGGGCGATCGACGGCAGCGAGGCGCACGTCCTGGCCGCCGACGGCGAGCTCTGCATCAGCGGCATCTCGCTCGCCCGCGGCTACCTCGGCCAGGATGCGCTGACCGACGAGCGCTTCCCGATACACCCGCACATGGGCCGGATCTACCGTACGGGCGACCGCGTGCGGCGGATGGCCGACGGCACGCTGGCATACCTCGGCCGGATCGACGCGCAGGTCAAGCTGAGGGGCCACCGAATCGAGCTCGAGGCGATCGACACGCACTTGGCCGCGTTGCCCGGCGTCCGCGCCGCCGCGTCGTGCGTCCAGGGCGACGGCCCGGCGGCCGTCCTCGTCGCCCACATCGTCCCGGAGCGATCCGACGCGCCGCCGGAGGCCGTCGCCCTCGCCGCCGCCCTTGGCGCGATCCTTCCCGATCACATGGTGCCCCGCCGCTTCGGCTTCCTGTCCGACCTGCCCACGAGCGTCGGGGCAAGCTGGACCGCCGCGCGCTGCCGCCGATCGAAGCGCGGCCCCGTGTTCGCGCCGCCGGCACAGCGCGTCCGGGCGACTGGGCCGAGCGCCGCGTCGCCCAGGCGTTCGCCGCCGCGCTCGACCTGGCCGAGGACGCGGATCGCCCCGTCGACGGCCGGGCCCAGCCGCTCATCGATCCCGACGACGACTTCTTCACCGCCCTCGGCGGCACCTCTCTGA
- a CDS encoding PrsW family intramembrane metalloprotease — protein MPPGAVPTIAAAVVSVLIPLLFLYVVRRLDLYASTDHRAVALCIGWGIASFGIAYAVNGAALGVLARAVVIVAVAPVAEELVKAVVLVDQVRRPSFTYFVDGAILGFAAGTGFAMIENLVYLLGAPAADGLGLSINRVFGASLMHGTACALVGVALGRWRFGRDARRAVALAGGLAAAIVLHVAFNGWTAAVDVLSPAVRVYGAIGLGLCGVAAVAAMIVQGLHEERSWLRQALAPDVGVTEAEAGAVQRLRQVRTLLAPVEAHFGAARAAEVGDLLRLQARFGLKRQAAALAPAGALKERLEVEAAALQRAMDEAQRAIGVYVMAYVRAVWPTADDTLWARLDEAVAATDDGADNLWDTLDERAQ, from the coding sequence ATGCCGCCCGGCGCCGTGCCGACGATCGCGGCCGCGGTCGTTTCCGTTCTCATCCCGCTCCTGTTCCTGTATGTCGTGCGCCGGCTCGACTTGTACGCCTCGACGGACCATCGCGCCGTCGCGCTGTGCATCGGCTGGGGGATTGCCTCGTTCGGGATCGCCTACGCGGTGAACGGCGCCGCGCTCGGCGTGCTGGCGAGGGCCGTCGTCATCGTCGCCGTGGCCCCTGTCGCGGAGGAGCTCGTGAAAGCCGTCGTCCTCGTGGACCAAGTGCGGCGCCCGAGCTTCACGTACTTCGTCGACGGCGCGATCCTTGGCTTTGCCGCCGGCACGGGCTTCGCGATGATCGAGAACCTCGTCTACCTGCTCGGCGCACCGGCGGCGGACGGTCTTGGATTGAGCATCAACCGCGTGTTCGGGGCGTCGCTCATGCACGGCACGGCATGTGCGCTGGTGGGCGTGGCCCTCGGGCGGTGGCGGTTCGGGCGGGATGCCCGCCGCGCGGTGGCGCTGGCGGGCGGGCTTGCGGCGGCGATCGTGCTGCACGTGGCGTTCAACGGCTGGACCGCGGCCGTGGACGTTCTGTCGCCGGCCGTGCGCGTCTACGGCGCAATCGGGCTCGGCCTGTGCGGCGTCGCGGCCGTAGCGGCGATGATCGTCCAGGGTCTGCACGAGGAGCGGTCGTGGCTGCGACAGGCGCTGGCGCCCGACGTCGGCGTCACCGAGGCCGAGGCTGGCGCCGTCCAGCGGCTGCGCCAGGTGCGCACGCTGCTCGCGCCGGTCGAGGCGCATTTCGGGGCCGCGCGTGCGGCGGAGGTCGGCGACCTGCTCCGCCTGCAGGCGCGGTTCGGCCTCAAGCGGCAGGCTGCCGCGCTGGCGCCGGCCGGTGCGTTGAAGGAGCGGCTCGAGGTCGAGGCCGCCGCGCTGCAGCGCGCGATGGACGAGGCGCAGCGGGCGATCGGCGTATACGTGATGGCCTACGTGCGCGCCGTCTGGCCGACCGCGGACGACACGCTGTGGGCGCGGCTGGACGAGGCGGTTGCGGCGACCGACGACGGGGCGGATAATCTCTGGGACACGCTCGACGAGCGGGCGCAGTGA
- a CDS encoding VWA domain-containing protein, with amino-acid sequence MQTRTSTPHTSPNRWHMAVIAAAAFALGTAAGIWTSTVAPHPSDDRRVHAQAADPRQVPARRVHLPFVLKSPLCRVEGTYVDVVLVLDRSTSMRRSIEPGTLSKNDAAIQAAHDFVGLLDLAPDASGRSDQVAVVGFNDTAWTAQPLTDDAAAAGAALDAIAESLSDGTRLDLAFAGAAAALAGAGRRSTNKALIVVLTDGLPNRVPFGPGSPYPGSLRQEDAVLQAAASAKAPGARVYTIGLGSATDISVDLLTSCASDPSYFHHAPRPEDLAAIYGRIATQRRICDPPPTATPVPPTATPTVTPRPSPTACIPSVTHTDVSVVLDLSTSMNRATRSGQTRLDAALAAARQLVGLLRFTPDARGGYDQVAISGFHGEAFTAIGLTRDAAAADAALQDLAQRLNRGTRLDLAFVQGQAALDAGPRGIGNTPALVVLTDGQPNGVPADPGLTDAETVLERAARAKAAGTTVFTVGLGDPDEIDRALLQAAASDPSLFFEAPDGDDLAAIYRRIAGRLTGCP; translated from the coding sequence ATGCAGACGAGAACGAGTACCCCCCACACGTCGCCGAACCGCTGGCACATGGCGGTGATCGCCGCCGCCGCGTTCGCCCTCGGCACGGCGGCGGGGATCTGGACGTCGACCGTGGCGCCGCATCCGTCCGACGACCGCCGGGTGCACGCGCAGGCGGCCGATCCGCGCCAAGTCCCTGCGAGGCGCGTCCATCTGCCCTTCGTACTCAAGTCGCCCCTGTGCCGCGTCGAAGGCACGTACGTCGACGTCGTCCTCGTCCTCGACCGCTCGACCTCGATGCGGCGCTCGATCGAGCCCGGAACGCTCTCCAAGAACGATGCCGCGATTCAGGCGGCGCACGATTTCGTCGGGCTGCTCGACCTCGCGCCCGACGCCTCCGGCCGGAGCGATCAGGTGGCCGTCGTCGGCTTCAACGACACGGCGTGGACCGCGCAGCCGTTAACGGACGATGCCGCGGCGGCCGGCGCGGCGCTCGACGCGATCGCCGAATCGCTGTCGGACGGCACGCGGCTCGATCTCGCGTTCGCCGGCGCCGCGGCGGCGCTGGCGGGCGCCGGGCGGCGCAGCACGAACAAGGCGCTCATCGTCGTGCTGACGGACGGCCTGCCCAATCGGGTGCCGTTCGGCCCGGGGAGCCCGTACCCCGGCAGCCTGCGCCAGGAGGACGCCGTGCTCCAGGCGGCCGCGTCCGCCAAGGCACCCGGCGCACGCGTCTACACGATCGGCCTCGGCAGCGCGACCGACATCTCCGTGGATCTGCTGACCTCCTGCGCCAGCGATCCGTCCTACTTCCACCACGCCCCGCGGCCGGAGGACCTCGCCGCGATCTACGGCCGGATCGCCACCCAGCGCCGGATCTGCGACCCGCCGCCGACCGCGACGCCGGTCCCACCGACGGCAACCCCCACCGTGACGCCGAGGCCGAGCCCGACGGCGTGCATCCCGTCCGTGACGCACACGGACGTCTCCGTCGTCCTCGACCTGTCGACATCGATGAACCGCGCGACGCGCAGCGGCCAGACGCGCTTGGACGCGGCGCTCGCGGCGGCGCGGCAGCTGGTCGGCCTGCTCCGCTTCACGCCGGACGCGCGCGGCGGATACGACCAAGTGGCGATCAGCGGCTTCCACGGCGAAGCGTTCACGGCGATCGGCTTGACACGGGACGCGGCGGCGGCGGACGCCGCACTGCAGGACTTGGCCCAGCGACTGAACCGCGGCACCCGACTCGACCTCGCGTTCGTTCAGGGCCAAGCGGCGCTCGACGCCGGCCCGCGGGGGATCGGCAACACGCCGGCGCTCGTCGTCCTGACGGACGGTCAGCCGAACGGCGTGCCGGCGGATCCGGGGCTCACGGACGCCGAGACCGTCCTCGAGCGCGCCGCGCGCGCGAAGGCGGCCGGCACGACGGTGTTCACGGTCGGGCTGGGCGATCCGGACGAGATCGATCGGGCGCTCCTGCAAGCCGCCGCGAGCGACCCGTCGCTCTTCTTCGAGGCACCGGACGGCGACGACCTCGCGGCGATCTACCGCCGGATCGCGGGCCGGCTCACGGGTTGTCCGTAG